One region of Termitidicoccus mucosus genomic DNA includes:
- a CDS encoding rhamnogalacturonan acetylesterase, with amino-acid sequence MHKQHCVPLVFASVFATTVCAAGSVPERFDFGPGIGAAYTQERGHGFVSADGLRDVPANGNAAFKTGALTSDKPFFFAVDLPEGNYDVTVHLGDPSAASDTTIKAENRRLMLESVKTAKGAFIARTFTVNVHTPPIAGTFKNVSLKPGEADSANWDGRLTLEFNGPHPSVAGLEIRRNDSALTVFLAGDSTVTDGPREPWTSWGQMLPRFFAPGTVVANYAQSGLTLSSFRRQNRLDKILSTIKPGDYVFIQFGHNDMKEKGGGAFTTYAGNLRQYVDAIAEKQGKPVLISPMYRRRFAKDGSLVDTLGDYPAAVRKVAEEKKIPFIDLHAASGRLFVALGQEKSKAAFVHVPANTYPNQPKPIADNSHFSNYGAYELARCIVEEIRAVVPELAPRLAPDVGKFNPGQPDAPSAFAIPPSPPARDLIKPEGS; translated from the coding sequence ATGCACAAACAACATTGCGTTCCCCTTGTATTTGCGTCCGTTTTTGCCACCACGGTTTGCGCCGCCGGCTCCGTGCCGGAGCGCTTCGATTTCGGCCCCGGCATCGGCGCCGCCTACACGCAAGAACGCGGCCATGGCTTTGTCAGTGCCGACGGTCTTCGCGACGTGCCTGCAAACGGCAACGCCGCGTTCAAAACCGGCGCGCTCACAAGCGACAAACCGTTTTTCTTTGCGGTAGACCTGCCCGAGGGTAACTACGACGTCACCGTCCATCTCGGCGACCCGTCCGCCGCATCCGACACCACCATCAAGGCCGAGAATCGCCGACTGATGCTCGAATCCGTAAAAACCGCCAAGGGCGCTTTCATCGCGCGAACCTTCACGGTCAATGTCCACACGCCGCCCATCGCAGGCACGTTCAAAAACGTTTCCCTGAAACCGGGCGAAGCCGACTCCGCGAATTGGGATGGCAGGCTCACGCTCGAATTCAACGGACCACATCCATCCGTCGCTGGCTTGGAAATCAGACGCAACGACTCCGCGCTGACCGTATTCCTCGCGGGCGATTCCACCGTGACCGACGGCCCGAGGGAGCCTTGGACATCATGGGGCCAGATGCTCCCGCGCTTTTTCGCACCGGGCACGGTTGTCGCTAACTACGCCCAGTCCGGCCTCACGCTCAGCTCCTTCCGTCGGCAAAACCGTCTCGATAAAATCCTCAGCACAATCAAGCCGGGCGATTATGTGTTCATACAATTTGGTCATAACGACATGAAGGAAAAGGGTGGCGGTGCCTTCACCACCTACGCCGGGAATCTCCGCCAATACGTTGACGCTATCGCCGAAAAACAAGGAAAACCCGTGCTGATTTCCCCCATGTATCGCCGCCGCTTCGCGAAAGACGGTTCGCTCGTAGACACGCTTGGCGATTATCCTGCTGCCGTGCGCAAGGTCGCGGAGGAGAAAAAAATTCCCTTCATCGACCTGCATGCAGCCAGCGGGCGCCTGTTTGTCGCGCTCGGCCAGGAAAAATCCAAGGCCGCCTTCGTGCACGTCCCCGCAAACACCTACCCAAACCAGCCCAAGCCAATCGCTGATAATTCGCATTTCAGCAACTACGGCGCCTACGAGCTTGCCCGCTGCATTGTCGAGGAGATCCGCGCCGTCGTTCCCGAACTGGCTCCGCGCCTCGCGCCCGACGTCGGCAAGTTCAACCCTGGACAGCCCGACGCCCCCTCGGCCTTTGCGATACCGCCAAGCCCGCCCGCGCGCGACTTAATCAAACCCGAGGGAAGCTGA